From Meiothermus sp., a single genomic window includes:
- the dnaJ gene encoding molecular chaperone DnaJ, with product MNDYYATLGVSRDASADEIKKAYRKLALQYHPDKNPGNKEAEEKFKAINEAYAVLSDPEKRANYDRYGTATPGGFGGAGGNFGDIFDLFEQVFGFRSPGGGGGRAPRGEDLETTLELELVEVLHGVEKELEYDRLVTCETCHGQGGQRQTCRTCGGRGTLEQVQRTFFGNMVAQVPCTACRGRGYTLSETCATCKGQGRVRRKEKLRVNIPAGIDENQLLRVSGMGNLGPGGPGDLFVRPHIKPHPHLHREGSNLIYELKLGLAQAALGAKVAIPGLEEELELSIPPGTHDGEVFELEGQGLPYPGSRSRGKLQVVAQIAVPQHLSKKARELLRQYAQEVGEEVAPEGFWDKVKRVFRG from the coding sequence ATGAACGACTACTACGCAACCCTGGGGGTTAGCCGGGATGCGAGCGCCGACGAAATAAAAAAAGCCTACCGCAAACTTGCGCTCCAGTATCACCCCGACAAAAACCCCGGCAACAAAGAAGCCGAAGAGAAGTTCAAGGCCATTAACGAAGCCTACGCCGTGCTCTCCGACCCCGAAAAGCGGGCCAACTACGACCGCTACGGCACCGCGACGCCTGGCGGGTTTGGGGGGGCAGGGGGCAATTTTGGGGATATTTTCGACCTGTTCGAGCAGGTCTTTGGCTTCCGTTCGCCCGGTGGCGGGGGAGGTCGCGCACCGAGGGGCGAGGATTTGGAAACCACCCTCGAGCTAGAACTGGTAGAGGTGCTCCACGGGGTCGAGAAGGAACTCGAGTACGACCGCCTGGTGACCTGCGAAACCTGCCATGGGCAGGGGGGCCAGCGCCAAACCTGCCGCACCTGTGGCGGGCGGGGCACCCTCGAGCAAGTCCAGCGCACCTTTTTTGGCAACATGGTAGCCCAGGTGCCCTGCACCGCCTGTCGGGGCCGGGGCTACACCCTCTCCGAGACCTGCGCCACCTGTAAGGGCCAGGGCCGGGTACGGCGCAAGGAGAAGCTCAGGGTCAACATACCCGCAGGCATAGACGAAAACCAGCTTCTGCGGGTCTCGGGCATGGGCAACTTAGGGCCTGGAGGGCCCGGCGACCTGTTTGTGCGCCCCCACATTAAGCCCCACCCCCATCTCCACCGCGAAGGTTCGAACCTGATCTACGAACTCAAGCTGGGGCTGGCCCAGGCGGCGCTGGGGGCCAAAGTAGCCATACCGGGATTGGAGGAAGAGCTCGAGCTAAGCATCCCCCCCGGCACCCACGACGGCGAGGTGTTCGAGCTCGAGGGCCAGGGCCTGCCCTACCCCGGTAGCCGTAGCCGGGGCAAGCTACAGGTGGTCGCGCAAATTGCGGTACCCCAGCATCTGTCCAAAAAAGCCCGCGAACTGTTGCGTCAGTACGCCCAGGAAGTCGGCGAGGAGGTAGCCCCCGAGGGCTTCTGGGATAAGGTGAAGCGGGTGTTTAGGGGATAG
- a CDS encoding CoA-acylating methylmalonate-semialdehyde dehydrogenase, which produces MAVKEPQVTLRRVSHWIGGKQVEGKSGRSGVVWNPATGERQASVDFASVEELDAAVAVAKEAFKAWRQTPLSRRAEIMFKFRDLVDQNRRKIAELITLEHGKTLPDALGEVARGLENVEFATGIPHLLKGGFSEQASRGVDVYQIRQPLGVVAGITPFNFPAMVPMWMFANAIACGNTFILKPSEKDPSPSLFLAELLQQAGLPDGVFNVVQGDKVAVDRILEHPDIKAVSFVGSTPIAKYIYETGTKNGKRVQALGGAKNHMLVLPDADIGMAADAAVSAAYGSAGERCMAISVVVAVGDQTADNLIAAIKERMPKIKVGPGLEEGVEMGPLVTREHRDKVASYIENAPKEGATVVVDGRQDPVAQSEGFFLGTSLLDHVKPGMKCYDEEIFGPVLSVVRVKTYDEALKLINEHPYGNGTAIFTRDGGAARQFQFDVEAGMVGINVPIPVPVAYYSFGGWKASLFGDLHMYGPEGVQFYTRAKIVTSRWPDPSTSKVDLGFPQVR; this is translated from the coding sequence ATGGCAGTTAAGGAACCCCAAGTCACCCTCAGGCGCGTTTCACACTGGATTGGCGGCAAGCAAGTCGAAGGTAAGTCGGGCCGTAGCGGCGTGGTTTGGAACCCTGCTACCGGAGAGCGGCAAGCTAGCGTGGACTTCGCCTCGGTGGAAGAACTCGATGCGGCGGTGGCAGTGGCCAAGGAAGCCTTCAAGGCCTGGCGACAGACCCCCCTCTCCCGCCGGGCCGAGATTATGTTCAAGTTCCGCGATCTGGTGGATCAGAACCGCCGCAAGATCGCCGAGCTGATTACCCTCGAGCACGGCAAGACCCTCCCCGATGCACTGGGTGAAGTGGCCCGGGGACTGGAGAACGTCGAGTTTGCCACCGGTATCCCGCACCTCTTGAAAGGTGGCTTTTCCGAACAGGCCAGCCGGGGGGTGGATGTGTACCAGATCCGCCAGCCGCTAGGCGTGGTAGCAGGCATCACCCCCTTCAACTTCCCCGCCATGGTGCCCATGTGGATGTTTGCCAACGCCATCGCTTGTGGCAACACCTTCATTCTGAAGCCCTCGGAGAAAGACCCCTCTCCTAGCCTCTTCCTGGCCGAGCTTTTGCAGCAAGCGGGGCTGCCCGATGGGGTCTTCAATGTGGTGCAGGGTGACAAGGTGGCCGTAGATCGCATCTTGGAGCACCCCGACATCAAGGCCGTGAGCTTTGTGGGCAGCACACCCATCGCCAAATACATCTACGAGACCGGCACCAAGAACGGCAAGCGGGTACAGGCTTTGGGCGGGGCCAAGAACCATATGTTGGTGTTGCCCGATGCCGACATCGGCATGGCTGCCGATGCGGCCGTGAGCGCGGCCTACGGTTCGGCAGGCGAGCGCTGCATGGCCATCTCGGTAGTGGTAGCCGTAGGTGATCAAACCGCCGATAACCTGATTGCGGCCATCAAGGAGCGCATGCCCAAGATCAAGGTGGGGCCGGGCTTGGAAGAAGGCGTGGAGATGGGTCCGCTGGTGACCCGCGAACACCGCGACAAAGTGGCTTCGTATATCGAGAACGCCCCTAAAGAAGGCGCTACCGTGGTGGTGGATGGTCGGCAAGACCCCGTCGCCCAGTCCGAGGGTTTCTTTTTGGGCACCAGTCTGCTAGATCACGTAAAGCCTGGGATGAAGTGCTACGACGAGGAAATCTTTGGCCCGGTGCTCAGTGTGGTACGGGTCAAGACCTATGACGAGGCCCTCAAGCTCATCAACGAGCACCCCTACGGCAACGGCACGGCCATTTTCACCCGTGACGGCGGCGCCGCCCGGCAGTTCCAGTTCGACGTGGAAGCCGGCATGGTGGGCATCAACGTGCCCATTCCGGTTCCAGTGGCCTACTACAGCTTTGGCGGCTGGAAAGCCAGCTTGTTTGGCGATCTGCACATGTACGGCCCCGAAGGGGTGCAGTTCTACACCCGGGCCAAGATTGTGACCAGCCGCTGGCCCGACCCCAGCACCTCCAAGGTAGACCTGGGCTTTCCGCAGGTGCGGTAG
- the rny gene encoding ribonuclease Y gives MAFSPLDLILTLIVIVLAVVVVVLLQRINRQVDLGKSELEAARREAQQTLEAARRQAQTALEQAQNQAKALLEAARSEAQSLRQSAQAEVQSLRQGAQAELERLRTQSEERLRQQLREERERLQASLQAEREALVSERASIQAERERLQADLQASRAEREELKRETERLARRGEQLDARAAKLDEQEEKLDALEKALEARQAELAQRERQIDLKLQEVAGMSAEEARNLLLSRLDAELEEEKALRIRANLERIRLEVKREAQKLLAQAAQRQASETAAALAVSVVPIPSDAMKGRIIGREGRNIRTFEALTGVDLIIDDTPEAVLLSSFNPMRREIAKMALEQLVADGRIHPSRIEEVVEKAKNEMKTFIYERGEEAALEAGVVGLKPGLVQLLGRLHFRSSYGQNVLKHSVQVAHLTGIMAAELGLDAALARRAGLLHDLGKSVDREIEGTHVEIGITLASRFGEPKEVIDAIAHHHDPENGETLYSVLVAAADAISAARPGARRESLEEYIQRLEQLERIALSFPGVDNAFAVQAGREVRVIVKPDRISDAKATLLAREIAGRIERDMNYPGQVQVTVVRESRAVEYAK, from the coding sequence TTGACCTTGGCAAGAGCGAGCTCGAGGCCGCCCGCCGGGAAGCCCAGCAAACCCTAGAAGCCGCCCGCCGACAGGCACAAACCGCCCTCGAGCAAGCCCAGAACCAGGCCAAAGCCCTGCTCGAGGCCGCCCGCAGCGAGGCCCAGAGCCTGCGGCAAAGCGCCCAGGCTGAAGTGCAGAGCCTGCGCCAGGGCGCCCAGGCCGAACTCGAGCGGCTCCGCACGCAAAGCGAGGAGCGCCTACGCCAGCAGCTCCGAGAAGAGCGCGAACGCCTGCAGGCCAGCCTTCAGGCCGAACGCGAGGCCTTGGTTAGCGAACGCGCCTCCATCCAGGCCGAGCGCGAGCGACTGCAAGCCGACTTGCAGGCCAGCCGAGCCGAACGAGAAGAGCTCAAGCGCGAAACCGAACGGCTGGCCCGGCGGGGCGAACAGCTCGACGCCCGTGCAGCTAAGCTTGACGAGCAGGAAGAAAAACTTGACGCCCTGGAGAAAGCCCTCGAGGCCCGCCAGGCTGAGCTGGCCCAGCGCGAACGGCAGATTGACCTAAAACTGCAAGAGGTGGCCGGCATGAGCGCAGAGGAGGCCCGCAACCTGCTTTTGTCGCGACTCGATGCCGAACTCGAGGAGGAGAAGGCGCTTCGGATCAGGGCTAACCTGGAAAGAATCCGGCTCGAGGTCAAGCGCGAGGCGCAAAAGTTGCTGGCCCAGGCTGCCCAGCGCCAGGCCTCCGAGACCGCGGCGGCCCTGGCCGTCTCGGTCGTACCCATCCCCTCCGATGCCATGAAGGGCCGCATCATCGGGCGGGAGGGGCGCAATATCCGCACCTTTGAAGCCCTTACCGGGGTAGATCTGATTATTGACGACACCCCAGAGGCGGTGCTTCTCTCCAGCTTCAACCCCATGCGCCGCGAGATCGCCAAGATGGCCCTCGAGCAGCTGGTGGCCGATGGCCGCATCCACCCCAGCCGCATCGAGGAAGTGGTAGAAAAAGCCAAAAACGAGATGAAAACCTTCATCTACGAGCGCGGGGAGGAGGCCGCCCTGGAAGCCGGAGTGGTGGGCCTAAAGCCGGGCCTGGTGCAGCTACTGGGGCGGCTGCACTTTAGAAGCTCCTACGGCCAGAACGTGCTGAAGCACTCGGTGCAGGTGGCACACCTCACCGGCATCATGGCCGCCGAGCTGGGTCTGGACGCTGCGCTGGCCCGCCGGGCTGGCCTGCTGCACGACCTGGGCAAGTCGGTAGATCGCGAGATCGAGGGTACCCACGTCGAAATCGGCATTACCCTGGCCTCCCGCTTCGGCGAGCCCAAAGAGGTCATTGATGCCATCGCCCATCACCACGACCCCGAGAACGGCGAGACCCTCTACTCGGTGCTGGTTGCCGCCGCCGACGCCATCAGCGCGGCCCGCCCTGGGGCCCGGCGCGAGAGCCTGGAGGAGTACATCCAGCGCCTCGAGCAGTTGGAGCGCATCGCCCTGAGCTTCCCCGGCGTGGACAATGCCTTTGCGGTACAGGCCGGGCGCGAGGTGCGGGTGATTGTTAAGCCCGACCGGATCAGCGATGCCAAAGCCACCTTGCTGGCCCGTGAGATTGCCGGGCGCATCGAGCGCGACATGAACTACCCTGGCCAGGTGCAGGTGACGGTGGTGCGCGAAAGCCGGGCGGTGGAGTACGCGAAGTAG